One genomic segment of Amycolatopsis sp. Hca4 includes these proteins:
- a CDS encoding PucR family transcriptional regulator, with translation MYPTVAEVLALPVLRQGRPHVVAGAAGLDAPVRWAHVAEVADIAHLLRGGELVLTTGVALPDDGPALARYVADLAGVGAAGVVVELVRHWSDKLPAALVDAADEHGLPLVTLSRETRFVSVTEAVNGQIVDAQVAELRAAERVHETFTALTVAGAEPGVVLGEVARLTEQPVVLETLSHEVLAYDAAGTDPAELLTGWPSRSRVVQVGERTGYHPGSGWLVTVVGARGHDWGRLILVCADQPPHRHRVVAERAASALAVHRLVAKDSDGLERQAHRAVLAELLASPAPTAELLARASALAVPLPGRQLVGLAVRPRLTATARPALSTPPVLRELAEATVLAARRAKVSALVATDDLGVRALIALSPEANADAVLHRLATDVHEARGSAPGVLAVGTTVTSPAEARRTLQEASQVAAAALGAGDERVLHRLSDVRLRGLLHLLSGDERVTAFATRELGPLLQRDAATGSRLVQALRHYCEQGGNKSAAAAAAHTSRTAYYQQLARIEQVLGVRLEDPESMLSLYVALLAADLTRPSEEDSLGRAAQ, from the coding sequence ATGTACCCGACCGTCGCCGAGGTCCTCGCGCTGCCGGTGCTGCGCCAGGGCCGCCCGCACGTCGTCGCCGGCGCCGCCGGGCTGGACGCGCCGGTGCGCTGGGCGCACGTCGCCGAGGTCGCCGACATCGCGCACCTGCTGCGCGGCGGCGAACTGGTGCTGACCACCGGTGTCGCGCTGCCCGACGACGGCCCGGCGCTGGCCCGCTACGTCGCCGACCTGGCCGGGGTCGGCGCGGCCGGGGTGGTGGTCGAGCTGGTCCGGCACTGGAGCGACAAGCTGCCCGCCGCGCTGGTCGACGCGGCCGACGAGCACGGGCTCCCCCTGGTGACGCTCTCGCGTGAGACGCGGTTCGTGAGCGTCACCGAGGCGGTGAACGGCCAGATCGTCGACGCCCAGGTCGCCGAGCTGCGCGCCGCCGAGCGCGTGCACGAGACGTTCACCGCCCTGACGGTCGCGGGCGCCGAGCCCGGCGTCGTCCTGGGCGAGGTCGCCCGGCTGACCGAGCAGCCGGTGGTGCTCGAGACGCTGTCGCACGAAGTCCTCGCCTACGACGCGGCCGGCACCGACCCGGCCGAGCTGCTCACCGGCTGGCCGTCCCGGTCGCGGGTGGTCCAGGTCGGCGAGCGGACCGGCTACCACCCCGGGTCGGGCTGGCTGGTGACCGTGGTCGGCGCCCGCGGGCACGACTGGGGACGGCTGATCCTGGTGTGCGCCGACCAGCCGCCGCACCGCCACCGGGTGGTCGCCGAGCGGGCCGCGTCCGCGCTGGCCGTGCACCGGCTGGTCGCCAAGGACTCCGACGGCCTCGAACGCCAGGCCCACCGCGCGGTGCTCGCCGAGCTGCTGGCGTCCCCGGCCCCGACGGCCGAGCTGCTGGCGCGGGCGTCGGCGCTGGCCGTGCCGCTGCCCGGACGGCAGCTGGTCGGGCTGGCGGTCCGGCCGCGGCTGACCGCGACGGCGCGGCCCGCGTTGTCGACGCCGCCGGTGCTGCGCGAGCTGGCCGAGGCGACGGTGCTGGCCGCCCGCCGCGCGAAGGTGTCGGCACTGGTGGCGACGGACGACCTCGGCGTGCGGGCCCTGATCGCGCTGTCCCCGGAGGCGAACGCCGACGCCGTGCTGCACCGGCTCGCCACCGACGTCCACGAAGCCCGCGGCAGCGCGCCGGGCGTGCTCGCGGTCGGGACGACGGTGACGTCCCCGGCCGAAGCCCGCCGCACGCTGCAGGAGGCGAGCCAGGTCGCGGCGGCCGCGCTCGGGGCGGGCGACGAGCGCGTCCTGCACCGGCTGTCCGACGTCCGCCTGCGCGGCCTGCTGCACCTGCTCTCCGGCGACGAGCGCGTGACGGCCTTCGCGACGCGCGAGCTCGGCCCGCTGCTCCAGCGCGACGCAGCGACGGGCAGCCGGCTGGTGCAGGCGTTGCGCCACTACTGCGAGCAGGGCGGCAACAAGTCGGCGGCGGCCGCGGCGGCCCACACCTCCCGGACGGCCTATTACCAGCAGCTCGCCCGGATCGAACAGGTCCTCGGCGTCCGGCTGGAAGATCCGGAGTCGATGTTGTCGCTGTACGTGGCCCTGCTGGCTGCGGACCTCACCCGGCCGAGCGAGGAAGACTCACTCGGACGTGCAGCACAGTGA
- a CDS encoding SSI family serine proteinase inhibitor — protein MSIGCLAPAPPAASTLQLSTHDTAGRIGSVVLTCDPAGGTHPKRDKACEVLAGAGGDFSRINARHQACTLIYAPVEATAIGTWHGKPVSYRTTYANRCEADRDSDGVFAF, from the coding sequence ATGAGCATCGGCTGCCTGGCGCCGGCGCCGCCCGCGGCCTCGACGCTGCAGCTGAGCACCCACGACACCGCCGGCCGGATCGGCTCGGTGGTGCTGACGTGCGACCCGGCGGGCGGCACGCACCCCAAGCGCGACAAGGCGTGCGAGGTGCTGGCGGGCGCGGGCGGTGACTTCTCCCGGATCAACGCGCGCCACCAGGCATGCACGCTGATCTACGCCCCGGTCGAGGCCACGGCGATCGGCACGTGGCACGGGAAGCCGGTGTCGTACCGCACGACGTACGCGAACCGGTGCGAAGCCGACCGCGATTCGGACGGCGTCTTCGCGTTCTGA
- a CDS encoding helix-turn-helix transcriptional regulator has protein sequence MPPPIATPRARALGFGMKRARQARNLKVRELGRLVDVLPQNISNWESGKRVPKIDELATILGALRVEPAERARLINLARTATDPNWLDQHAVDGPERLATYLEYERAAASMACWAPAVVPGMLQTPAYIRAIFATMKHPTAHIERHVMVRLARRDLLTGRNPLSCRILLSEAVLHQNIGGPAVMAEQLTYLRSRMRLPSVSVRIVRNGIGYHPGHFGPFIVFDYTDLPSLVYLEHHRGSGYVYDEDDVAGYRAAIDTLSSLALSELDSERLIQGVITGLEA, from the coding sequence ATGCCACCACCGATCGCCACGCCCCGGGCCCGCGCGCTGGGTTTCGGGATGAAGAGAGCCAGGCAGGCGCGCAATCTGAAGGTCCGCGAGCTGGGCCGGTTGGTCGATGTGCTGCCGCAGAACATTTCCAATTGGGAGAGCGGTAAGCGAGTACCGAAGATCGACGAGCTCGCCACCATCCTGGGCGCACTCAGGGTGGAGCCCGCCGAACGCGCGCGGCTGATCAATCTCGCCCGCACCGCCACCGATCCCAACTGGCTCGACCAGCACGCGGTGGACGGACCGGAGCGGCTGGCGACCTACCTCGAATACGAGCGGGCCGCGGCGAGCATGGCCTGCTGGGCACCGGCTGTGGTGCCCGGCATGCTCCAGACGCCTGCCTACATCAGGGCGATCTTCGCCACCATGAAGCACCCCACTGCGCATATCGAGCGCCATGTCATGGTCAGGCTGGCCCGTCGCGACCTTCTGACCGGCCGGAATCCCCTGTCGTGCCGGATCCTGCTCAGCGAGGCGGTGCTGCACCAGAACATCGGCGGCCCGGCGGTCATGGCCGAGCAGCTCACCTACCTGCGCTCGCGGATGCGGCTGCCGAGCGTGTCGGTGCGCATCGTGCGGAACGGCATCGGTTACCACCCCGGCCATTTCGGGCCGTTCATCGTCTTCGACTACACGGACCTGCCCTCCCTCGTCTACCTGGAGCACCATCGGGGCAGCGGGTATGTTTACGACGAGGACGATGTGGCTGGTTACCGCGCGGCCATCGACACCCTCTCCTCCCTGGCGTTGAGCGAACTCGATTCCGAACGGCTCATCCAGGGGGTGATCACCGGACTGGAGGCCTGA
- a CDS encoding DUF397 domain-containing protein, with amino-acid sequence MPGAAWRKSSYSGSEECVEVRVAGLSQIRDTKDREGGTLSVTTRSWEALLAGVHARKPPGRPHDGPVAPA; translated from the coding sequence ATGCCCGGAGCCGCCTGGCGGAAGTCTTCCTACAGTGGCAGCGAGGAATGCGTCGAAGTGCGAGTCGCGGGGCTGTCGCAGATCCGCGACACGAAAGACCGCGAGGGCGGCACACTCTCCGTCACCACCCGATCGTGGGAAGCCCTGCTGGCCGGCGTGCACGCGCGGAAGCCGCCGGGCCGCCCCCACGACGGCCCGGTGGCTCCCGCGTAA
- a CDS encoding DUF4153 domain-containing protein, which produces MPRGKRAAREAGSGAGGAAAAGGGPGAGSAFGTPAAGGGVAVAAPPFLLRPIPPPKSVVVPLPPAVLPAAGLAGVAGALLLPVDRPGVGWLLCGLAVAGAVVVADRRSRGGSAGALTWRNGGWAALALALLAVGTVRASGWLFVLCVLAAVVAGSLAVVGERTVHSVLYDMLAVPIEAVRAVPWVGRGAGRFASRRDGVARRIALAVLAAAGLVGVFVPLLASADAAFAAVVSAVVPELSIATLVRWCSVFAVVTLVVAGACYFLAAPAPQASTDRPHRTKYGLEWTVPLVVLLVVFGVFVGVRLVVLFGGTEYVLRTGNLTSAEYARGGFWQLCAVTVLTLAIVAAALRWAPDATKADRLRQRLLLGTLSALTLVLVGSALSRMWTYQQAYGFTVLRLLVEVCELWFGAVFVLVLAALVRLRPAWLPRAAIGTAAAALLALAVLDPERLIADANLDRAAAGKPLDDRYLAGFSADVVPVVSARLPEPLRTCVLRRVLRDDTPDGWPAWNLSRSAARDVRFGPVAGCR; this is translated from the coding sequence GTGCCGCGGGGGAAGCGGGCGGCGCGGGAGGCGGGTTCGGGGGCCGGTGGGGCTGCGGCGGCCGGAGGTGGGCCGGGGGCCGGTAGTGCCTTCGGGACTCCGGCCGCGGGTGGTGGTGTTGCCGTTGCCGCGCCGCCGTTTCTGCTGCGGCCGATACCGCCGCCGAAATCGGTCGTTGTCCCGCTGCCTCCGGCGGTTCTGCCCGCCGCCGGGCTGGCCGGGGTTGCCGGTGCTCTCCTGCTGCCCGTCGACCGGCCCGGGGTCGGGTGGCTGCTCTGCGGGCTGGCCGTCGCCGGGGCGGTCGTCGTTGCCGATCGGCGGTCTCGTGGTGGTTCGGCCGGGGCTCTCACCTGGCGCAATGGCGGGTGGGCCGCGCTCGCTCTCGCGTTGCTCGCCGTCGGGACCGTTCGGGCGTCGGGGTGGCTGTTCGTCCTCTGCGTGCTGGCCGCCGTGGTCGCCGGGTCGCTGGCCGTTGTCGGGGAACGGACCGTGCACTCCGTCCTCTACGACATGCTCGCCGTCCCGATCGAAGCCGTCCGGGCCGTTCCGTGGGTCGGGCGCGGGGCCGGGCGGTTCGCCTCGCGGCGCGACGGGGTCGCCCGGCGGATCGCGCTCGCCGTGCTCGCCGCCGCCGGGCTCGTCGGGGTCTTCGTCCCGCTGCTGGCCAGTGCCGATGCCGCCTTCGCCGCCGTCGTCAGCGCCGTCGTTCCCGAGCTCAGCATCGCCACGCTCGTGCGGTGGTGCTCGGTCTTCGCCGTCGTCACGCTGGTCGTGGCCGGCGCCTGCTACTTCCTGGCCGCGCCGGCGCCGCAGGCGTCGACCGATCGTCCACACCGGACGAAGTACGGTCTGGAGTGGACGGTTCCGTTGGTCGTCCTCCTCGTGGTGTTCGGGGTTTTCGTCGGGGTGCGGCTGGTCGTGCTGTTCGGCGGCACCGAGTACGTCCTGCGCACCGGCAACCTGACGTCCGCGGAGTACGCCCGCGGCGGCTTCTGGCAGCTGTGTGCGGTGACCGTCCTGACGCTGGCCATCGTCGCCGCGGCGCTGCGGTGGGCGCCGGACGCGACGAAGGCCGACCGGCTCCGGCAGCGCCTCCTGCTCGGCACGCTCAGCGCGCTCACCCTGGTGCTCGTCGGCTCGGCGTTGAGTCGCATGTGGACGTACCAGCAGGCGTACGGCTTCACCGTGCTGCGCCTGCTCGTCGAGGTCTGCGAACTGTGGTTCGGCGCGGTGTTCGTCCTGGTGCTGGCCGCGCTGGTCCGGCTGCGCCCGGCCTGGCTGCCCCGCGCGGCGATCGGGACGGCCGCGGCGGCGCTGCTCGCGCTGGCCGTCCTCGACCCGGAACGCCTCATCGCCGACGCCAACCTCGACCGCGCCGCCGCCGGCAAGCCCCTGGACGACCGCTACCTGGCCGGCTTTTCCGCCGACGTGGTCCCGGTGGTCTCGGCCCGCCTGCCGGAACCGCTGCGCACGTGCGTGCTCAGGCGGGTCCTGCGCGACGACACCCCGGACGGCTGGCCGGCCTGGAACCTCAGCCGTTCGGCGGCTCGCGACGTGCGGTTCGGCCCAGTCGCCGGCTGCCGGTGA
- a CDS encoding ATP-binding protein, protein MNLVPRPLDRIRSIKLKLAILMVASGGVAFAFFNWQIGWLPPKTTVTAMVLALVLSQVLAHGMTRPLREMTAAARAMAKGDYTRRIRATTRDEVGVLAQAFNQMAGDLGNADRQRRELIANVSHELRTPITALNGVLENLVDGVEDPDPATLKTALQQTERLASLVEELLDLSRLDAGASSLHKTSFSLWSLLSEVVGEAAFAGRGVTFEVSVSPEGAVVTADRGRLFQVVANLLENAARHGPAGGQVRVVAQVRPREVRIDVCDEGPGIAPADRERVFERFTRGERPSGGGTGLGLAIARWAVELHGGTIGVVDPSAGTGSRIRVSLPA, encoded by the coding sequence GTGAACCTCGTCCCGCGGCCGCTGGACCGGATCCGGTCGATCAAGCTGAAGCTGGCGATCCTGATGGTCGCCTCCGGTGGGGTGGCGTTCGCGTTCTTCAACTGGCAGATCGGCTGGCTGCCGCCGAAGACGACGGTCACCGCGATGGTCTTGGCGCTGGTGCTGTCGCAGGTACTCGCGCACGGGATGACGCGGCCGCTGCGCGAGATGACGGCGGCGGCCCGTGCGATGGCGAAGGGCGACTACACGCGGCGGATCCGGGCCACCACACGGGACGAGGTCGGGGTGCTGGCCCAGGCGTTCAACCAGATGGCGGGCGACCTCGGGAACGCCGACCGCCAGCGCCGGGAGCTGATCGCGAACGTCTCCCACGAGCTGCGCACGCCGATCACGGCGTTGAACGGCGTGCTGGAGAACCTCGTCGACGGCGTCGAGGACCCCGATCCGGCGACGCTGAAGACGGCGTTGCAGCAGACCGAGCGCCTGGCTTCGCTGGTGGAGGAACTGCTGGACCTCTCGCGGCTGGACGCGGGGGCCTCTTCGCTGCACAAGACGTCGTTTTCGCTGTGGTCGCTGCTGTCCGAGGTGGTGGGGGAGGCGGCGTTCGCGGGCCGCGGGGTGACGTTCGAGGTGTCCGTGTCGCCCGAAGGAGCGGTGGTGACGGCGGATCGGGGGCGGCTGTTCCAGGTGGTGGCGAACCTGCTCGAGAACGCGGCCCGCCACGGCCCGGCGGGTGGGCAGGTCCGGGTGGTGGCCCAGGTGCGGCCGAGGGAGGTGCGCATCGACGTGTGCGACGAGGGGCCGGGGATCGCGCCGGCGGACCGGGAGCGGGTGTTCGAGCGGTTCACGCGGGGGGAGCGGCCGTCCGGCGGGGGGACCGGGCTGGGGCTGGCGATCGCGCGGTGGGCGGTGGAACTGCACGGGGGGACGATCGGGGTGGTCGACCCATCGGCGGGGACGGGGAGCCGGATCCGGGTGAGCCTCCCGGCTTGA
- a CDS encoding response regulator transcription factor yields the protein MELGGRRVLVVEDDVTIAASIAARLRAEGFGVDVVHDGPAAVAAEASGEPDLVVLDVMLPGFDGLEVCRRIQGRRPVPVLMLTARADETDMLVGLGVGADDYLTKPFSMRVLTARVHALLRRVERSSAGASGARIVLGDLEIDVDQRRVARAGVAAQLTPIEFDLLVHFARRPRVVQPRERLLSEVWDWDVHGTASGTRAVDSHIKALRRKLGADLIRTVHGVGYALEAGS from the coding sequence ATGGAACTGGGTGGGCGGCGGGTGCTGGTCGTCGAGGACGACGTCACGATCGCCGCGTCGATCGCGGCCCGGCTGCGGGCCGAGGGCTTCGGGGTGGACGTCGTCCACGACGGACCGGCGGCGGTCGCGGCCGAGGCGTCCGGGGAGCCGGACCTGGTGGTGCTGGACGTGATGCTGCCGGGGTTCGACGGCCTGGAGGTCTGCCGCCGGATCCAGGGCCGCCGTCCGGTCCCGGTGCTCATGCTGACCGCGCGGGCCGACGAGACGGACATGCTGGTCGGGCTGGGCGTCGGCGCCGACGACTACCTCACGAAGCCGTTCTCGATGCGGGTGCTGACCGCGCGGGTGCACGCGCTGCTGCGGCGGGTCGAGCGGTCGTCGGCCGGAGCTTCGGGGGCCCGGATCGTGCTGGGTGACCTCGAGATCGACGTCGACCAGCGGCGGGTCGCGCGGGCGGGGGTCGCGGCGCAGCTGACGCCGATCGAGTTCGACCTGCTGGTGCACTTCGCGCGGCGGCCGCGGGTGGTGCAGCCGCGCGAACGGCTGCTGTCGGAGGTGTGGGACTGGGACGTCCACGGCACGGCGTCGGGCACCCGGGCGGTGGACAGCCACATCAAGGCGCTGCGACGCAAGCTCGGCGCGGACCTGATCCGGACCGTGCACGGCGTCGGCTACGCGCTGGAGGCCGGCTCGTGA
- a CDS encoding NCS1 family nucleobase:cation symporter-1 — protein MAPTPADQRVHDDGRVELDPADVRSLEGSRFFNEELAPVPVEKRTWTTYNYFALWMGMAHNIPSYALAASLIALGMNWVQALITITIGNLVVLVPMLLNSHAGTKYGIPFPVFARAFYGLRGANLAALLRAFIACGWFGIQTWVGGEAIYVILGRLLGSWWRDSPVVAGQHWTLWLSFVVFWIGQLLIIWRGMEAVRRFENWTAPLVSVGFLIMLGYVLVKAGGLGPILSDGGKLGWGPDFWKVFAPSLMAMIAFWSTLSLNMPDFTRFGGSQRKQVRGQILGLPTTMTFIAIVAILTTSGGHVLYGEDIWDPAQLADKFSSPVVVVVALVALVLATISANLAANVVSPSYDFSNAFPKRITFAVGGGITGVIGILIQPWRLYSDPNIYIFAWLGFYGGLLGAVAGVLVAGYWVTARTKLRLKDLYTPDGVYWFSGGWNWRALVATLVGAVLAVGGAYGGPFPDSGLIPFLKPLYDYNWVVGFVGAFVVFAALSVSANKEEASERRPSRIDPAAVDG, from the coding sequence ATGGCGCCGACACCCGCAGACCAGCGCGTGCACGACGACGGCCGGGTCGAGCTCGACCCCGCCGACGTCCGGTCTCTCGAAGGCAGCCGGTTCTTCAACGAGGAACTGGCCCCCGTCCCCGTCGAAAAACGGACCTGGACCACTTACAACTACTTCGCGCTCTGGATGGGGATGGCCCACAACATCCCCAGTTACGCCCTGGCCGCGTCGCTCATCGCGCTCGGCATGAACTGGGTGCAGGCGCTCATCACGATCACCATCGGCAACCTCGTCGTGCTGGTCCCGATGCTGCTCAACAGCCACGCCGGCACGAAGTACGGCATCCCGTTCCCGGTGTTCGCCCGCGCGTTCTACGGCCTGCGCGGCGCCAACCTGGCCGCGCTGCTGCGCGCGTTCATCGCGTGCGGCTGGTTCGGCATCCAGACGTGGGTCGGCGGCGAGGCCATCTACGTCATCCTCGGCCGGCTGCTCGGCTCCTGGTGGCGGGACTCGCCGGTGGTCGCCGGCCAGCACTGGACACTGTGGCTGTCCTTCGTGGTCTTCTGGATCGGCCAGCTGCTGATCATCTGGCGCGGCATGGAGGCGGTCCGCCGGTTCGAGAACTGGACCGCGCCGCTGGTGTCCGTCGGCTTCCTGATCATGCTCGGGTACGTGCTGGTCAAGGCGGGCGGGCTCGGGCCGATCCTGTCCGACGGCGGCAAGCTCGGCTGGGGCCCGGACTTCTGGAAGGTGTTCGCGCCGTCCCTGATGGCGATGATCGCGTTCTGGTCGACGCTGTCGCTGAACATGCCCGACTTCACCCGCTTCGGCGGCAGCCAGCGCAAGCAGGTCCGCGGTCAGATCCTCGGCCTGCCGACGACCATGACGTTCATCGCGATCGTGGCCATCCTGACCACGTCGGGCGGGCACGTGCTCTACGGCGAGGACATCTGGGACCCGGCGCAGCTGGCCGACAAGTTCTCGAGCCCGGTCGTGGTCGTCGTCGCGCTGGTCGCGCTGGTGCTGGCCACGATCTCGGCGAACCTCGCGGCCAACGTCGTGAGCCCGTCCTACGATTTCTCGAACGCGTTCCCGAAGCGGATCACGTTCGCCGTCGGCGGCGGGATCACCGGTGTCATCGGCATCCTCATCCAGCCGTGGCGGCTGTACTCCGACCCGAACATCTACATCTTCGCCTGGCTCGGCTTCTACGGCGGCCTGCTCGGCGCGGTCGCCGGGGTGCTCGTCGCCGGGTACTGGGTCACCGCACGCACGAAGCTGCGGCTGAAGGACCTGTACACACCCGATGGGGTGTATTGGTTCAGCGGCGGCTGGAACTGGCGCGCGCTGGTCGCCACGCTGGTGGGAGCCGTGCTCGCGGTCGGCGGCGCTTATGGCGGGCCGTTCCCCGACAGCGGTCTGATCCCGTTCCTCAAGCCCCTTTACGACTACAACTGGGTGGTCGGCTTCGTCGGCGCGTTCGTCGTCTTCGCCGCCCTCTCGGTATCCGCGAACAAGGAGGAAGCAAGTGAGCGTCGTCCGAGCCGGATTGATCCAGCAGCGGTGGACGGGTGA
- a CDS encoding nitrilase-related carbon-nitrogen hydrolase, whose protein sequence is MIKAAVDHIATAASQGAQVVCLQELFYGPYFCQVQDTDYYSYTEGIPDGPTTKLMQEVAERHGVVLVVPMYEVEQPGVYYNTAAVIDADGTYLGKHRKNHIPQVKGFWEKFYFRPGNLGYPVFDTAVGRIGVYICYERHFPEGWRALGLAGAKIVFNPSATSRGLSQYLWRLEQPAAAVANEYFVGAINRVGKEPLGDNDFYGQTYFADPRGQLIGDAASDTEDEVVVRDLDMAQLDEVRDLWAFYRDRRPDTYGPLTEA, encoded by the coding sequence ATGATCAAGGCGGCGGTCGACCACATCGCCACCGCCGCCTCGCAGGGCGCCCAGGTCGTCTGCCTCCAGGAACTGTTCTACGGGCCGTACTTCTGCCAGGTGCAGGACACCGACTACTACTCCTACACCGAAGGCATCCCGGACGGCCCGACGACCAAGCTCATGCAGGAGGTGGCCGAGCGCCACGGCGTGGTGCTGGTCGTGCCGATGTACGAGGTCGAGCAGCCGGGCGTGTACTACAACACCGCCGCGGTGATCGACGCCGACGGCACCTACCTCGGCAAGCACCGCAAGAACCACATCCCGCAGGTCAAGGGCTTCTGGGAGAAGTTCTACTTCCGGCCCGGGAACCTGGGCTACCCGGTGTTCGACACCGCGGTGGGCCGCATCGGCGTCTACATCTGCTACGAGCGGCACTTCCCGGAGGGCTGGCGCGCGCTGGGCCTGGCCGGGGCGAAGATCGTGTTCAACCCGTCGGCGACCAGCCGCGGGCTGTCGCAGTACCTGTGGCGGCTGGAGCAGCCGGCGGCCGCGGTGGCCAACGAGTACTTCGTCGGCGCCATCAACCGCGTCGGCAAGGAACCGCTGGGCGACAACGACTTCTACGGCCAGACGTACTTCGCCGACCCGCGCGGGCAGCTGATCGGCGACGCCGCGTCCGACACCGAGGACGAGGTCGTGGTGCGCGACCTCGACATGGCGCAGCTCGACGAGGTCCGTGACCTGTGGGCGTTCTACCGCGACCGCCGGCCGGACACCTACGGCCCCCTCACGGAGGCCTGA
- the hydA gene encoding dihydropyrimidinase, translating into MTTLITGGQVVSPSGAFAADVLVDGETIAAVGAPGALTGDETIDATGKYVLPGGIDAHTHMEMPFGGTHSVDTFSTGTTAAAWGGTTTIIDFAVQAKGTSLLSTLDKWHAKADGNCAIDYGFHMIVSDVNDQSLKEMEACVDAGVGSFKMFMAYPGVFYSTDGEILLAMQKAREIGATIMMHAENGIAIDQLAAQAVAAGNIDPVQHGLTRPPELEGEATSRAIQLAKVTGSPLYIVHLSASQALAAVAEARNDGQNVFAETCPQYLYLSIEDLAKPDFEGAKYVASPPLREKSHQADLWRGLRTNDLSVVSTDHCPFCFKDQKELGRGDFRAIPNGMPGVEHRMDLLHQGVVAGELTLGRWVETCSATPARMFGLYPKKGVIAAGSDADIVIYDPSAKQTLSASTHHMNVDYSAYEGLEITGRVHTVLSRGRVVVSPSGFSGSTSHGKFLSRSLNQYLN; encoded by the coding sequence ATGACCACGCTCATCACCGGGGGCCAGGTCGTCTCGCCGTCGGGCGCTTTTGCCGCGGACGTGCTGGTGGACGGCGAGACCATCGCCGCCGTCGGCGCGCCCGGCGCGCTGACCGGCGACGAGACGATCGACGCCACCGGGAAGTACGTGCTGCCCGGCGGCATCGACGCCCACACCCACATGGAGATGCCGTTCGGCGGCACCCATTCGGTGGACACGTTCTCGACCGGGACGACCGCGGCGGCGTGGGGCGGCACGACCACGATCATCGACTTCGCCGTGCAGGCCAAGGGCACGTCCTTGTTGTCCACATTGGACAAGTGGCACGCCAAGGCCGACGGCAACTGCGCGATCGACTACGGCTTCCACATGATCGTCTCCGACGTCAACGACCAGTCGTTGAAGGAGATGGAAGCCTGCGTCGACGCCGGCGTCGGCAGCTTCAAGATGTTCATGGCGTACCCGGGGGTGTTCTACTCCACGGACGGGGAAATCCTGCTCGCGATGCAGAAAGCCCGCGAAATCGGCGCTACGATCATGATGCACGCGGAAAACGGCATCGCGATCGACCAGCTGGCGGCGCAGGCCGTGGCGGCCGGGAACATCGACCCGGTGCAGCACGGGCTGACGCGGCCACCGGAACTGGAGGGAGAAGCGACATCGCGGGCGATCCAGCTCGCCAAGGTGACCGGCTCACCGTTGTACATCGTGCACCTGTCGGCGTCGCAAGCGCTGGCGGCGGTGGCGGAGGCGCGTAACGACGGCCAGAACGTCTTCGCGGAGACGTGCCCGCAGTACCTGTACCTGTCCATTGAGGACCTGGCGAAGCCGGACTTCGAGGGCGCGAAGTACGTCGCTTCGCCGCCGTTGCGGGAGAAGTCGCACCAGGCGGACCTGTGGCGGGGGCTGCGCACGAACGACCTGTCCGTGGTGTCCACCGACCACTGCCCGTTCTGCTTCAAGGACCAGAAAGAGCTGGGGCGCGGTGACTTCCGGGCCATCCCGAACGGGATGCCGGGGGTCGAGCACCGGATGGACCTGCTGCACCAGGGCGTCGTCGCGGGCGAGCTGACGCTGGGGCGCTGGGTCGAGACGTGCTCGGCGACGCCGGCGCGCATGTTCGGGCTGTACCCGAAGAAGGGAGTCATCGCGGCAGGTTCGGATGCGGACATCGTGATCTACGACCCCTCGGCGAAGCAGACGCTGTCGGCTTCGACGCACCACATGAATGTCGACTACTCGGCGTACGAGGGGCTCGAGATCACGGGCCGGGTGCACACGGTGCTGTCGCGTGGGCGCGTCGTCGTGTCGCCTTCCGGCTTCTCGGGGTCGACCTCGCACGGCAAGTTCCTGTCCCGCTCGCTGAACCAGTACCTGAACTGA